In Salvelinus sp. IW2-2015 linkage group LG23, ASM291031v2, whole genome shotgun sequence, a genomic segment contains:
- the LOC111951178 gene encoding uncharacterized protein, which produces MSLTMEASVSFLQYELASTIERAVRCAVETVLKETARVVGIKMTAARTAAAESHRENQSLRERLELSEGELNAVRYYMTAAENNIKQCLLLNPNHPRSGTLGPGTGSPSSMLNRGTTRVPKSFRASSTRSQFSKSLPSVGLCLPTVQHEWPRSSSSLRGIRTSSSTVSCSNPSQTSKAPQVEVESSPQHTEEDTEDQFYITDDGVVEKEYKVSASGSEDSRRIPHEQEGETVAAEVPHRTSITNFEFEMGPSHPAGNVNDLGLIQVLDEVQEVKGTVKIENDPELPSMLQSHLPESSQLPPQMPTHIDNHDGDNDGNFMGFVPPIVGDPVLIGAFEVRRESSDKVHRCNVCGRGFRRFYCLKTHQRIHTGERPYPCRYCEKRFRHLDSLHKHQRIHTGERPYRCAQCGCCFRELGQLKKHRLTHSPSPTTPHPSLSLLQAGPSYTWPHLHSQSPDS; this is translated from the exons ATGAGTCTGACGATGGAGGCCAGTGTCTCTTTCCTCCAATATGAACTTGCATCGACCATCGAACGGGCAGTAAGGTGTGCAGTTGAAACCGTTTTAAAGGAAACTGCCAGAGTAGTCGGCATCAAAATGACCGCAGCTCGGACTGCTGCTGCTGAGTCTCATCGGGAAAACCAAAGTTTGAGAGAGAGACTTGAGCTATCAGAGGGTGAACTCAACGCTGTACGGTACTACATGACAGCAGCCGAGAACAACATCAAACAGTGTTTACTCCTTAATCCCAACCATCCTAGATCAGGTACATTAGGTCCTGGTACGGGGAGTCCATCCAGCATGCTGAATAGGGGCACGACCCGTGTGCCCAAGTCGTTTCGAGCCTCATCCACAAGATCCCAGTTTTCGAAGTCACTCCCTAGTGTAGGTCTTTGCTTACCAACAGTGCAGCATGAATGGCCCAGGAGCAGCTCAAGCTTGAGAGGAATACGGACATCCTCCTCCACTGTCTCTTGCTCCAATCCTTCACAAACATCCAAAGCGCCACAAGTAGAGGTTGAAAGCTCACCTCAACACACTGAGGAGGATACAGAGGATCAATTCTACATCACGGATGATGGAGTTGTAGAGAAAG AGTACAAAGTCAGTGCAAGTGGATCAGAGGACTCTAGAAGAATTCCACACGAGCAGGAGGGGGAAACAGTGGCAGCAGAGGTCCCTCACAGAACCTCTATTACCAACTTTGAGTTTGAGATGGGTCCGAGTCACCCAGCAGGCAATGTGAATGACCTGGGCCTGATCCAGGTGCTGGATGAGGTGCAAGAAGTCAAAGGAACAGTTAAAATTGAAAACGACCCTGAGTTACCTAGTATGCTGCAGTCACACCTCCCTGAATCATCACAACTGCCGCCACAGATGCCAACTCACATCGATAACCATGATGGTGACAATGATGGTAACTTCATGGGCTTTGTCCCACCTATTGTAGGGGACCCTGTTCTTATTGGGGCTTTTGAAGTCAGAAGGGAGAGCTCAGATAAGGTGCATCGCTGCAACGTGTGTGGCCGGGGCTTCCGTCGCTTCTACTGTCTGAAGACACACCAGCGCATTCACACGGGTGAGCGGCCATATCCCTGCAGGTATTGCGAGAAGCGTTTCCGCCACCTGGACAGTCTGCATAAGCACCAGCGCATCCACACTGGGGAGAGGCCCTACCGCTGTGCCCAGTGTGGCTGCTGTTTCAGAGAGCTGGGCCAGCTCAAGAAGCACAGGCTGACCCACTCACCTTCCCCCACCACACCCCACCCGTCACTGTCTTTACTTCAAGCAGGGCCCTCATACACATGGCCACACCTCCACTCACAGTCCCCGGATTCCTGA